Proteins from a single region of Pangasianodon hypophthalmus isolate fPanHyp1 chromosome 7, fPanHyp1.pri, whole genome shotgun sequence:
- the fbxl14a gene encoding LOW QUALITY PROTEIN: F-box/LRR-repeat protein 14a (The sequence of the model RefSeq protein was modified relative to this genomic sequence to represent the inferred CDS: deleted 1 base in 1 codon): METHISSLFPEILAMIFSYLDVKGKGRVAQVCVAWRDASYHKSVWRGVEAKLHLRRANPSLFPSLQSRGIKKVQILSLRRSLSYVIQGMPNIESLNLSGCYNLTDNGLGHAFVQDIPCLKILNLSLCKQITDSSLGRIAQYLKNLEFLELGGCSNITNTGLLLIAWGLHRLKSLNLRSCRHVSDVGIGHLAGMTRSAAEGCLGLEHLTLQDCQKLTDLSLKHISKGLSKLKVLNLSFCGGISDAGMIHLSHMTQLWTLNLRSCDNISDTGIMHLSMGSLRLFGLDVSFCDKVGDQSLAYIAQGLYQLKSLSLCSCHISDDGINRMVRQMHKLKTLNIGQCVRITDKGLELIADHLTQLTGIDLYGCTKITKRGLERITQLPCLKVLNLGLWEMTEVKGLGDI, translated from the exons ATGGAGACCCACATCTCAAGCCTTTTCCCGGAGATTTTAGCGATGATCTTCAGCTACCTGGACGTGAAAGGTAAAGGCAGGgttgctcaggtgtgtgtggcCTGGAGAGACGCATCCTACCACAAATCAGTGTGGAGAGGAGTCGAAGCCAAACTCCACCTGAGGAGAGCGAACCCGTCCTTATTCCCCAGCCTTCAGAGCCGAGGGATTAAAAAAGTGCAGATCCTGAGTCTCAGACGCAGCCTCAGCTATGTCATTCAGGGCATGCCGAACATCGAGAGCCTTAACCTGAGCGGATGCTACAATCTGACAGACAACGGACTCGGACATGCATTTGTGCAGGACATTCCTTGCCTGAAGATCCTCAACCTCAGCCTCTGTAAGCAGATTACAGACTCCAGCCTTGGCCGAATTGCACAGTATCTAAAGAACCTGGAGTTTCTGGAGCTCGGGGGGTGCAGTAACATCACCAACACCGGCTTGCTCCTTATTGCATGGGGCTTGCACAGGCTCAAGAGCCTGAATCTACGCAGCTGCAGGCACGTCTCCGACGTGGGCATCGGTCACCTGGCTGGCATGACGCGCAGCGCCGCTGAAGGTTGCCTCGGTTTGGAGCATCTCACTCTGCAGGACTGTCAGAAACTGACCGACTTGTCACTCAAGCACATCTCAAAGGGCCTGAGCAAACTCAAAGTCCTGAACCTGAGCTTCTGTGGCGGCATTTCAGACGCCGGAATGATTCACCTGTCGCACATGACCCAGCTGTGGACTCTGAACCTGCGCTCGTGTGACAACATCAGCGACACAGGGATCATGCACCTGTCCATGGGCTCGCTCCGGCTGTTCGGGTTGGACGTGTCGTTCTGCGACAAAGTGGGAGACCAGAGCTTGGCTTACATCGCCCAAGGACTTTATCAGCTCAAGTCGCTCTCGCTGTGCTCGTGTCACATCAGCGACGATGGAATCAACAGGATGGTGCGGCAGATGCACAAACTGAAGACGCTGAACATTGGACAGTGCGTGCGCATCACAGACAAGGGCCTGGAGCTCATCGCTGACCACCTGACTCAGCTGACCGGCATCGATCTGTACGGCTGCACCAAAATCACCAAACGGGGACTGGAGCGGATAACGCAGCTCCCGTGCCTTAAAGTGTTGAACTTGGGGCTTTGGGAGATGACTGAG GTGAAAGGGTTAGGTGATATCTGA
- the chrm2b gene encoding muscarinic acetylcholine receptor M2, which translates to MMKIQSGISVQSDPGKMESNLSIAVCFSYGNKTNPHVKCPFKLAEMVLIILGLSSLSLITVIGNVLVIVSIKVNKSLQTVNNYFLFSLACADLIIGVFSMNLYTIYIVIGFWPLGPVICDLWLALDYVASNASVMNLLIISFDRYFCVTRPLTYPVKRTTRMAGMMIAAAWILSFVLWAPAILFWQFIMGERTVPKSECYIQFFSNAAVTFGTAIAAFYLPVVIMSVLYWQISKASRSRVRKKDCHKTSGVSQEGRIQATVLATEENRQKKESKEAEDLQVRHICSSTIIGEDRESENDSTSFSILPSSGQREDAVSNGDVKSTQTKTLPQVRTSHAKLTCLGISSQETKGNSANQNTSHHKEKQSLVALIFMPPNKKKRKNGCSRERKVTRTIMAILLAFVITWTPYNVMVLINTFCSPCIPNSMWVLGYWLCYINSTVNPACYALCNATFKNTFKQLLLCKYKNIRTVR; encoded by the exons ATGATGAAGATCCAAAGCGGTATAAGTGTACAGTCAGACCCGGGAAAGATGGAATCTAACTTAAGTATTGCTGTATGCTTCAGCTACGGCAATAAGACAAATCCGCATGTGAAATGTCCTTTCAAGCTGGCAGAGATGGTGCTCATCATTCTGGGACTGAGCTCTTTGAGTCTGATTACAGTTATCGGCAATGTTCTGGTCATTGTCTCCATCAAGGTCAATAAGAGCCTCCAGACAGTTAATAACTATTTCCTCTTCAGCTTAGCATGTGCAGATCTCATCATTGGTGTGTTTTCCATGAACCTCTATACAATCTACATTGTGATTGGCTTCTGGCCTTTAGGGCCCGTCATCTGTGACCTGTGGTTGGCTCTTGACTATGTGGCAAGCAACGCCTCTGTCATGAACCTCCTCATCATCAGCTTTGACCGCTACTTCTGCGTCACCAGGCCGCTTACCTACCCAGTCAAGAGGACGACCAGGATGGCGGGTATGATGATCGCAGCTGCCTGGATCTTGTCCTTTGTCCTGTGGGCTCCAGCCATCCTCTTCTGGCAGTTCATCATGGGTGAGCGCACAGTGCCCAAAAGCGAATGTTACATTCAGTTCTTTTCCAATGCTGCAGTCACTTTTGGCACGGCCATTGCTGCATTCTACCTACCTGTGGTCATCATGAGTGTGCTGTACTGGCAGATCTCCAAGGCTAGTCGCAGCCGAGTCAGGAAGAAAGACTGCCACAAAACGTCTGGGGTTAGTCAGGAGGGCAGGATTCAGGCCACTGTCTTGGCCACTGAGGAGAACAGACAGAAGAAGGAAAGCAAGGAAGCAGAGGATTTGCAAGTACGGCACATTTGTTCAAGCACTATTATAG GTGAGGACAGGGAGAGTGAAAATGACTCCACATCATTCAGCATCTTGCCCTCATCCGGTCAGAGAGAGGACGCGGTTTCTAATGGTGACGTTAAGAGCACTCAAACGAAGACGTTGCCTCAAGTAAGAACAAGCCATGCCAAACTTACTTGTTTGGGAATTTCATCCCAAGAAACCAAAGGCAACAGTGCAAATCAGAACACCAGCCATCACAAGGAGAAACAGAGTCTGGTGGCCCTGATCTTCATGCCTCCaaacaagaagaaaaggaaaaacggGTGCTCCAGAGAGAGGAAGGTTACAAGGACCATCATGGCTATTCTTTTGGCCTTTGTGATCACATGGACCCCTTACAATGTCATGGTGTTGATCAACACTTTCTGCTCCCCCTGCATCCCTAACTCCATGTGGGTGCTGGGCTACTGGCTCTGCTACATCAACAGCACGGTTAACCCCGCCTGCTACGCCCTGTGCAATGCCACCTTCAAGAACACCTTCAAGCAGCTGCTGTTGTGCAAGTACAAAAACATTCGCACAGTCAGATAA